Genomic window (Acidobacteriota bacterium):
CGAGATAGTCGAGAAAAGATTCGGACTTGCGGTCGAGCGGAACGCGGTTGACGGCGACCGTCACCATTTCCGCCCCTGAAGCCTTGTGCGCCGCCTGCATCTCCTTGAAACTGCGATATTTGCCGGTTCCGATGATAAGCCGCGAGGTGAACGTTGTCCCCGCGAGTGTAAACGTGTCAGACATAATTCGATTTCGGAATCGGGTTTTCCGATTTCGGGTTAACCGAAATCCTGAAGTCACCGTCAGCCGATAAATCGAATGTACAATATTCGCGGATGCTTGTTAATTGCTGAGCGTTGATTGTTGATCGCGGGACGAAAGCCGCGAAGGTCCGAAACTCCGACATCGCCGGTCCGAATTGCCTAGCCTCCGCCGACGAAGTGGACGATCTCGATACGATCCGCGTCCTTTATTGTGATGCTATCCCAATCCCTTTTGCGGACGACCTCGCGGTTAAGTTCGATCGCGACCCGCGCGGTCGGCAGTTCAAGTTCTCTGAGCATCTGGAGCAAGGAAACGTCCGCCGCGAGTTCGCGCGATTCGCCGTTGACCGTGACTTTCATACTACGAGTCTAACAAACGCAAACTGCCAAATCGAATCAGCCCTGGCGGACGATCTGCCGAAGTTCGGCCTCTTCGCCTTTGTCCAACGCGCGGACAAGCAGGGCCGCGCGGCCCGAACGGAACTGCGGAACCTGGAGATGGATGACGGCGATGCCGGTGGCATCGGTCTTGGCGTGGAAAATCAACGGGCGAAAGCTCGAACCGAGCACTTTGACGACGATCTGCACGCCGACGATCCGCTTTGTCGGGTCGCCGCGGTGGACGCAGATCTGAAGCGTCTTCCGCTCGCCGGCCCGGAAAGTCGTTTTGGTCGCGAAGTCGATCTCAAGTTTCCCGTTGTAGGTCGGGATCGGTTCGACGAATTGAATTGCGTCGTCAAGCACAATCGTGTCGCCGGTCGCATCATCGAT
Coding sequences:
- the thiS gene encoding sulfur carrier protein ThiS, whose amino-acid sequence is MKVTVNGESRELAADVSLLQMLRELELPTARVAIELNREVVRKRDWDSITIKDADRIEIVHFVGGG